In Mytilus galloprovincialis chromosome 1, xbMytGall1.hap1.1, whole genome shotgun sequence, the following are encoded in one genomic region:
- the LOC143080250 gene encoding uncharacterized protein LOC143080250 isoform X1 — protein MLKMDSKYLGKLCTKIGLEWQLLGVHLGFNTVQMEQLRAAYPSSISQCVSVMLSHWKIVTEQHKVNYTSVLANSLREVGRADLADDINGSVQRLSCDFSVKEKTCSISSTDGEDELDGCADNSRQYVMLNDDSRRYKDELKTIVFENRTSDPLYRYIEQTKVFMEHKNQNIDLFVKTRAFEKTMERLLMNGIVIIIGNAGDGKTTLAVNVLNSLQKKGYTPLVFSDPNFLEQAIDPSRQIVYFVDDAFGTPTLNKRFIEIWSRLYDKIDSIVSKQKMSLILTSRKMVAQQAKNMLRSCERYFNSLLDITDESLCMNNVEKRMLVARHCQGHGLFPMQLVKDMSGYTPGFPLICKLYAKNHRLRNNANFFENPLSVLQKDISELLDYDIHSFCIMVLIVLHDGRLPVEYLDDDFEDDGMDEEKLDTVIKAFDMNKRTALHQMEKSVEAILGVYVEEVDDVYVFLHDSFFDAVCLVFGQKHPKEILRLASAHFIEQRVRTKNSVLSENSDELDVIVLKKSHLKCLSKRWISDIQTGNIRNVMNNPSIQDDVMLSKFIESIEHLSAVEFESFIESMDGQRSLVEFILDDGHTKLAMHLLHKIKDTNNLFFEIPIKSLHSVINRRDATLVKLLLDFGMDTSSITRPYKLNGVHCAARSGEVEILRLVMEKTGNGVVNRIDNSGMQPIHYACQSSSDACVELLLKNGSIADNADYAGKQPIHYASYAGSIKCVDLLNKAGACLNEKDWMERTSLHFAAMSDNVDLVCFLLEHSCDPNAKDSDSCAPLFYACKNGRWRTVKALIQNGADINICDKYNRLPIHATTEGCHSDHEGAYSCLKLLLDVKTDINAVDDQGKSALHYACAWSYDHRFDSVQMLVASEADVNITDGFKMTPLLYACNSGSFRCASLLLHYGANPNCDGTRQTKPIHLACADDNIEIVKLLISKSADVKSTNADGRQPIHFASQYGNNDVICFLVWNGASVNVQDSTGKTPLHYACKWGRRKSVKCLMKLDSNPHVKDNDGLYPQDLIPQWAESSKFIRQCLSSTSSSL, from the exons ATCTTGGAAAACTTTGTACGAAGATAGGTTTAGAATGGCAGCTGCTTGGTGTACATCTAGGTTTCAACACCGTCCAGATGGAACAGTTGCGTGCTGCGTACCCCTCGAGTATTTCACAATGTGTGTCTGTAATGTTAAGTCATTGGAAAATTGTCACAGAGCAGCATAAAGTCAATTATACTTCTGTATTGGCTAATTCTTTAAGAGAAGTTGGAAGGGCAGACCTTGCAGATGATATTAATGGCTCAGTGCAACGGCTTTCTTGTGATTTTTCAGTAAAAGAGAAAACCTGTTCGATATCAAGCACAGACGGAGAGGACGAACTTGATGGTTGTGCAG acAATAGCCGTCAATATGTAATGCTAAATGATGACAGTAGGAGGTATAAAGATGAATTAAAAACTATAGTCTTTGAGAACAGGACTAGTGATCCATTGTACAGATACATAG AACAGACAAAGGTATTCATGGagcataaaaatcaaaacattgatTTATTTGTGAAAACAAGAGCATTTGAGAAAACAATGGAACGATTGTTGATGAATGGCATTGTTATAATCATTGGTAATGCCGGGGATGGGAAAACTACGCTTGCCGTTAATGTTCTAAATAGTTTGCAGAAAAAAGGATATACGCCCCTCGTATTTTCTGACCCAAATTTTCTTGAACAAGCAATAGATCCAAGTAGACAAATAGTATACTTCGTCGATGATGCATTTGGAACCCCAACATTAAACAAAAGGTTCATTGAAATTTGGTCAAGGCTTTATGATAAAATTGACAGCATCGtatcaaaacaaaaaatgtcATTAATTCTTACCTCAAGAAAAATGGTGGCTCAACAAGCAAAAAATATGCTGCGTTCCTGTGAACGTTACTTTAATTCACTTCTCGATATTACCGACGAAAGCTTATGTATGAATAATGTCGAAAAGCGAATGTTAGTTGCCCGCCACTGTCAAGGTCATGGCCTTTTCCCAATGCAACTTGTAAAAGATATGTCAGGATATACTCCCGGGTTCCCTTTGAtttgcaaattatatgcaaaaaaTCATCGTTTGAGAAATAATGCAAATTTCTTTGAAAACCCATTGTCGGTGTTACAAAAAGACATTTCAGAACTTCTTGATTATGATATTCACTCATTTTGTATCATGGTTCTAATTGTTCTCCACGACGGGCGCCTTCCAGTTGAATATCTGGACGACGACTTTGAAGACGATGGTATGGATGAAGAAAAACTGGACACAGTCATCAAGGCATTTGATATGAACAAAAGGACAGCTTTGCATCAGATGGAGAAATCTGTAGAGGCAATATTAGGGGTATATGTAGAAGAAGTAGATGACGTGTATGTATTTTTACACGACTCATTTTTTGATGCCGTTTGTTTAGTTTTTGGACAAAAGCACCCGAAAGAAATACTAAGATTGGCATCAGCTCACTTTATTGAGCAGCGTGTTAGGACcaaaaattcagttttatcaGAAAATAGTGATGAGTTAGATGTTATCGTTTTGAAAAAATCGCATTTAAAATGTCTGTCAAAACGGTGGATTTCTGATATACAGACAGGAAATATTAGAAATGTCATGAACAACCCGTCTATTCAAGACGATGTCATGTTGTCAAAATTTATTGAAAGCATAGAGCACTTGTCGGCAGTTGAATTTGAAAGTTTTATCGAGAGCATGGATGGTCAAAGATCCCTAGTCGAATTTATATTAGACGATGGTCATACTAAATTAGCTATGCATTTGCTTCATAAGATAAAAGAtacaaataacttattttttGAAATACCAATCAAAAGTCTCCATTCAGTTATAAATAGGAGAGATGCTACACTAGTTAAGCTTTTGCTAGATTTTGGAATGGATACGAGTAGTATCACACGTCCATACAAATTGAATGGTGTGCATTGTGCAGCTCGATCAGGAGAGGTTGAAATCTTACGTCTGGTAATGGAAAAAACTGGAAATGGTGTCGTTAATAGAATAGACAATTCAGGCATGCAGCCAATACATTACGCATGCCAAAGTTCAAGTGATGCATGTGTAgaacttcttttaaaaaatggaaGTATCGCTGATAATGCAGATTATGCCGGAAAGCAACCTATTCACTATGCATCATACGCTGGTAGCATTAAATGCGTAGACCTGCTCAACAAAGCCGGTGCGTGTTTAAATGAAAAAGACTGGATGGAAAGGACATCTCTTCACTTTGCTGCTATGAGTGATAACGTAGATCTTGTATGCTTTCTTCTAGAACATAGCTGCGATCCCAATGCAAAAGATAGTGATTCGTGTGCACCGTTATTTTATGCTTGTAAAAATGGCCGCTGGAGAACAGTTAAAGCTTTAATTCAGAATGGCGCTGACATTAATATTTGCGACAAGTATAATAGATTACCTATACATGCAACTACAGAAGGATGTCACTCTGATCATGAGGGTGCATACTCCTGTTTGAAACTACTGTTAGATGTAAAGACCGACATCAATGCTGTAGATGACCAAGGCAAATCCGCTTTACATTACGCATGCGCTTGGTCATATGATCACAGATTTGACAGTGTACAAATGCTTGTCGCATCAGAAGCTGATGTCAATATAACGGATGGTTTTAAGATGACCCCATTGTTGTACGCATGCAATAGTGGAAGTTTTCGGTGCGCGTCTCTTTTACTTCATTATGGCGCAAATCCTAACTGTGACGGAACACGACAAACTAAACCGATACACCTTGCATGTGCGGATGATAATATTGAAATAGTCAAACTTCTGATTAGTAAGTCAGCCGATGTTAAATCAACAAATGCCGATGGTCGCCAACCAATTCATTTTGCTAGTCAATATGGAAATAATGATGTTATTTGCTTTCTTGTTTGGAATGGAGCTAGCGTAAATGTTCAAGATAGTACGGGAAAGACTCCACTTCACTATGCATGCAAATGGGGACGAAGAAAATCGGTTAAATGTTTGATGAAACTCGATAGTAATCCACACGTCAAAGATAATGACGGATTGTATCCACAGGACTTAATTCCGCAGTGGGCAGAAAGCAGTAAATTTATCAGACAATGCTTATCTAGTACTTCTAGTTCTTTGTAG
- the LOC143080250 gene encoding uncharacterized protein LOC143080250 isoform X2, with translation MLNMESKNLGKLCTKIGLEWQLLGVHLGFNTVQMEQLRAAYPSSISQCVSVMLSHWKIVTEQHKVNYTSVLANSLREVGRADLADDINGSVQRLSCDFSVKEKTCSISSTDGEDELDGCADNSRQYVMLNDDSRRYKDELKTIVFENRTSDPLYRYIEQTKVFMEHKNQNIDLFVKTRAFEKTMERLLMNGIVIIIGNAGDGKTTLAVNVLNSLQKKGYTPLVFSDPNFLEQAIDPSRQIVYFVDDAFGTPTLNKRFIEIWSRLYDKIDSIVSKQKMSLILTSRKMVAQQAKNMLRSCERYFNSLLDITDESLCMNNVEKRMLVARHCQGHGLFPMQLVKDMSGYTPGFPLICKLYAKNHRLRNNANFFENPLSVLQKDISELLDYDIHSFCIMVLIVLHDGRLPVEYLDDDFEDDGMDEEKLDTVIKAFDMNKRTALHQMEKSVEAILGVYVEEVDDVYVFLHDSFFDAVCLVFGQKHPKEILRLASAHFIEQRVRTKNSVLSENSDELDVIVLKKSHLKCLSKRWISDIQTGNIRNVMNNPSIQDDVMLSKFIESIEHLSAVEFESFIESMDGQRSLVEFILDDGHTKLAMHLLHKIKDTNNLFFEIPIKSLHSVINRRDATLVKLLLDFGMDTSSITRPYKLNGVHCAARSGEVEILRLVMEKTGNGVVNRIDNSGMQPIHYACQSSSDACVELLLKNGSIADNADYAGKQPIHYASYAGSIKCVDLLNKAGACLNEKDWMERTSLHFAAMSDNVDLVCFLLEHSCDPNAKDSDSCAPLFYACKNGRWRTVKALIQNGADINICDKYNRLPIHATTEGCHSDHEGAYSCLKLLLDVKTDINAVDDQGKSALHYACAWSYDHRFDSVQMLVASEADVNITDGFKMTPLLYACNSGSFRCASLLLHYGANPNCDGTRQTKPIHLACADDNIEIVKLLISKSADVKSTNADGRQPIHFASQYGNNDVICFLVWNGASVNVQDSTGKTPLHYACKWGRRKSVKCLMKLDSNPHVKDNDGLYPQDLIPQWAESSKFIRQCLSSTSSSL, from the exons ATCTTGGAAAACTTTGTACGAAGATAGGTTTAGAATGGCAGCTGCTTGGTGTACATCTAGGTTTCAACACCGTCCAGATGGAACAGTTGCGTGCTGCGTACCCCTCGAGTATTTCACAATGTGTGTCTGTAATGTTAAGTCATTGGAAAATTGTCACAGAGCAGCATAAAGTCAATTATACTTCTGTATTGGCTAATTCTTTAAGAGAAGTTGGAAGGGCAGACCTTGCAGATGATATTAATGGCTCAGTGCAACGGCTTTCTTGTGATTTTTCAGTAAAAGAGAAAACCTGTTCGATATCAAGCACAGACGGAGAGGACGAACTTGATGGTTGTGCAG acAATAGCCGTCAATATGTAATGCTAAATGATGACAGTAGGAGGTATAAAGATGAATTAAAAACTATAGTCTTTGAGAACAGGACTAGTGATCCATTGTACAGATACATAG AACAGACAAAGGTATTCATGGagcataaaaatcaaaacattgatTTATTTGTGAAAACAAGAGCATTTGAGAAAACAATGGAACGATTGTTGATGAATGGCATTGTTATAATCATTGGTAATGCCGGGGATGGGAAAACTACGCTTGCCGTTAATGTTCTAAATAGTTTGCAGAAAAAAGGATATACGCCCCTCGTATTTTCTGACCCAAATTTTCTTGAACAAGCAATAGATCCAAGTAGACAAATAGTATACTTCGTCGATGATGCATTTGGAACCCCAACATTAAACAAAAGGTTCATTGAAATTTGGTCAAGGCTTTATGATAAAATTGACAGCATCGtatcaaaacaaaaaatgtcATTAATTCTTACCTCAAGAAAAATGGTGGCTCAACAAGCAAAAAATATGCTGCGTTCCTGTGAACGTTACTTTAATTCACTTCTCGATATTACCGACGAAAGCTTATGTATGAATAATGTCGAAAAGCGAATGTTAGTTGCCCGCCACTGTCAAGGTCATGGCCTTTTCCCAATGCAACTTGTAAAAGATATGTCAGGATATACTCCCGGGTTCCCTTTGAtttgcaaattatatgcaaaaaaTCATCGTTTGAGAAATAATGCAAATTTCTTTGAAAACCCATTGTCGGTGTTACAAAAAGACATTTCAGAACTTCTTGATTATGATATTCACTCATTTTGTATCATGGTTCTAATTGTTCTCCACGACGGGCGCCTTCCAGTTGAATATCTGGACGACGACTTTGAAGACGATGGTATGGATGAAGAAAAACTGGACACAGTCATCAAGGCATTTGATATGAACAAAAGGACAGCTTTGCATCAGATGGAGAAATCTGTAGAGGCAATATTAGGGGTATATGTAGAAGAAGTAGATGACGTGTATGTATTTTTACACGACTCATTTTTTGATGCCGTTTGTTTAGTTTTTGGACAAAAGCACCCGAAAGAAATACTAAGATTGGCATCAGCTCACTTTATTGAGCAGCGTGTTAGGACcaaaaattcagttttatcaGAAAATAGTGATGAGTTAGATGTTATCGTTTTGAAAAAATCGCATTTAAAATGTCTGTCAAAACGGTGGATTTCTGATATACAGACAGGAAATATTAGAAATGTCATGAACAACCCGTCTATTCAAGACGATGTCATGTTGTCAAAATTTATTGAAAGCATAGAGCACTTGTCGGCAGTTGAATTTGAAAGTTTTATCGAGAGCATGGATGGTCAAAGATCCCTAGTCGAATTTATATTAGACGATGGTCATACTAAATTAGCTATGCATTTGCTTCATAAGATAAAAGAtacaaataacttattttttGAAATACCAATCAAAAGTCTCCATTCAGTTATAAATAGGAGAGATGCTACACTAGTTAAGCTTTTGCTAGATTTTGGAATGGATACGAGTAGTATCACACGTCCATACAAATTGAATGGTGTGCATTGTGCAGCTCGATCAGGAGAGGTTGAAATCTTACGTCTGGTAATGGAAAAAACTGGAAATGGTGTCGTTAATAGAATAGACAATTCAGGCATGCAGCCAATACATTACGCATGCCAAAGTTCAAGTGATGCATGTGTAgaacttcttttaaaaaatggaaGTATCGCTGATAATGCAGATTATGCCGGAAAGCAACCTATTCACTATGCATCATACGCTGGTAGCATTAAATGCGTAGACCTGCTCAACAAAGCCGGTGCGTGTTTAAATGAAAAAGACTGGATGGAAAGGACATCTCTTCACTTTGCTGCTATGAGTGATAACGTAGATCTTGTATGCTTTCTTCTAGAACATAGCTGCGATCCCAATGCAAAAGATAGTGATTCGTGTGCACCGTTATTTTATGCTTGTAAAAATGGCCGCTGGAGAACAGTTAAAGCTTTAATTCAGAATGGCGCTGACATTAATATTTGCGACAAGTATAATAGATTACCTATACATGCAACTACAGAAGGATGTCACTCTGATCATGAGGGTGCATACTCCTGTTTGAAACTACTGTTAGATGTAAAGACCGACATCAATGCTGTAGATGACCAAGGCAAATCCGCTTTACATTACGCATGCGCTTGGTCATATGATCACAGATTTGACAGTGTACAAATGCTTGTCGCATCAGAAGCTGATGTCAATATAACGGATGGTTTTAAGATGACCCCATTGTTGTACGCATGCAATAGTGGAAGTTTTCGGTGCGCGTCTCTTTTACTTCATTATGGCGCAAATCCTAACTGTGACGGAACACGACAAACTAAACCGATACACCTTGCATGTGCGGATGATAATATTGAAATAGTCAAACTTCTGATTAGTAAGTCAGCCGATGTTAAATCAACAAATGCCGATGGTCGCCAACCAATTCATTTTGCTAGTCAATATGGAAATAATGATGTTATTTGCTTTCTTGTTTGGAATGGAGCTAGCGTAAATGTTCAAGATAGTACGGGAAAGACTCCACTTCACTATGCATGCAAATGGGGACGAAGAAAATCGGTTAAATGTTTGATGAAACTCGATAGTAATCCACACGTCAAAGATAATGACGGATTGTATCCACAGGACTTAATTCCGCAGTGGGCAGAAAGCAGTAAATTTATCAGACAATGCTTATCTAGTACTTCTAGTTCTTTGTAG